The Blastomonas sp. SL216 DNA window CGGACAGCCCTGAGGCCTTCATCGCCACGACCTCGCTGTTCTGGTTGAGCGTCGCCAGGGTGATGATCGTGGCCAGCAGCACCGAAAACGGCAGGACCAGGTCGATGATCTGCGGCGCGCGCAAGCTGATATAGGTCAGCAGCTGCGCCTGGCCATTGCCGGGATAGGCCAGGATCTTGCCGCTTTCACCCAGGAGGTCGAGCGATTGCAGCACCAGGAACAGCAGCGCCACCACCGCCAGGATGCTGGTGAGGAACTTGCGTGCCATGTAGACGGCGACGGTGCGCGAGGGGAAGAATTCGAAATGCATCTCGCTGCGCCTATTCCTGGAAGGACCGCTTGCGGCCGAAGCTGAACAGGCCGCGCACCGCAGCGCCCGATTTGGCGAACAGCTTTTCCAGCGCGCCGATCGGCTGGCCGCCCGGCACGAAGGCGACCTGATAGTACATCCAGGCGATCAGCGCGGAGAACAGGGCAAAGGGCATCCATAGCGCCAGGATCGGATCGACCAGCCCCAGTGCGCCGACATCCTCGCCATATTCGTTGATCTTGTGATAGGTCACGATCATCACGATCGACAGGAACACGCCGAGGGCCGATGTCGAACGCTTGGGCGGGATCGCCAGCGCCACCGCCAGAAGCGGCATCAGCAGCATCATGACGACTTCGACCATGCGGAAATGGAAATTGGCGCGCGTCTGGTTGCGCTGCGCTTCGGGAATATTGGTATCCGCGCCGATGCGGACCAGTTCGGGAATGGTATATTCGCGGTCCTTGCCGCCGCCGCGCCTGCGGAAGGATTCGATCTTGGGCAGGTCGATCGGCAGGTCGTGGTTGCTGAAGGAAAGCACACGCGGCGTTTCGTAATCGGGTGAATCGTGCACCAGCGTGCCGTTGGTCAGGCGGAAGATGATCGTGTTGGGATCATCGGTCGCCAGAAACTTGCCGCGCTCTGCGGTGACCGACAGCGAAGTGCCCGATTTGGCCTCGGCCCGCACGAAAATGCCGAACAGCTCGCGTCCGCCATCGCGGCTCTGCTCGATGCGCAGCGTCATCCGGTCGCCCAGCTGGGTGAATTCGCCGACCT harbors:
- the lptF gene encoding LPS export ABC transporter permease LptF, with product MLTATDAYIARLVFFPLVGTLILAAMLLVLDKMLRLFDFVAAEGGPVSVVWRMLANLLPEYLSLGIPIGLLLGILLAFRKLAMSSELDVFRAVGLSYNRLLRVPYMFAVGLMFVNLALVGYIQPKARYAYEELGFELRSGALGASIKVGEFTQLGDRMTLRIEQSRDGGRELFGIFVRAEAKSGTSLSVTAERGKFLATDDPNTIIFRLTNGTLVHDSPDYETPRVLSFSNHDLPIDLPKIESFRRRGGGKDREYTIPELVRIGADTNIPEAQRNQTRANFHFRMVEVVMMLLMPLLAVALAIPPKRSTSALGVFLSIVMIVTYHKINEYGEDVGALGLVDPILALWMPFALFSALIAWMYYQVAFVPGGQPIGALEKLFAKSGAAVRGLFSFGRKRSFQE